CACCAATAAAATCAAAGGGTTACAGGAGATTTTCGTGTAACCCTTTTGTGTTATTGAGCCCGTGTAACCGCTGTGTAACCAGATTTGGTCCATGTCGATTCGTCTCGATCTACGAGCGAAGAAGGATGGCACCGGTGGACCAGTGAGTGAGGGACGCAAGTACAGGACAAGTTCAAAGAGTACGGCGGAGTGGCACAGTTCGGCTTCTCGTGTACCAATCGCGCTAATGTTTGGTGGTGGCGTGTCCAAGAGGCTGGGACTAGTCGGCATGGCGAAACTGATTACAGAGTCGGCGGCGCAGTGAGGCTGGGCTCCCGTGCACAGGGCTGTCACGCACGGTCAGAATAAAGCAGCGAAGAAGCGCCTGCGATCGGCCAAACAGCAAGGACGCTGACCGGATTCGTCGCAAGGGTAGCGTCGCGCTCGCGTATAAGTCCACCATTTGGGCTAAATCGTCAGAGGCGCGGTTAGCTATGTCGCGCAACGGCGATCTCCTTCATTTTTGGATACCAGAAGCGACACGAGCGAGCAGCGTCGGGTACATGCGGGACTTCCACGACGCTTGCCGTTGGCAAAAGCGACTGGGGAATAGTCTGGTCCACTCAACCAACCGGACCAAGTACAACGCTTCGCGAGGATGTCAGATATCTGTCGACACGGCTCGATTTTGGTTTTCGTTGCGTGCCGGATGCGGAGCCGACGGTGGCGACAACCTTGTCGTATCCGTTCTTCCTTATCGAGTCTGGCTCGGGAATCAGGATACCGGGCGGTTTGCCAAGCTTGATTTTCAAATCCTCCATGCCTTTGCGCACTGCATCGGAGACTCTTTCCGCTGTCTCCTCTTCACGCTGAACTAGGTCCCATGCCCATAGACCCAATAGGACCATCTGAATTCCACCAAAGCTGTCAATGAGGCAGGTGTGGTGAGATAACGTATTGGCAAAGGCTGAGGCGTAGAACGATTCCGCTTTATCGATATTCTCTCCGGCGAATGTTGTTCTCTTGATTAACTCATGGAGCAATGCCTCTCTGAATTCCTCCATTATGGCGTCTATTCTGGTGGGAAACTCCGTAATTGGAATGGCAAGTATTAGGTGATTATCTGCTTTAATCCCATTAATCACGATTTCCGTTTCCCAGCCCGCAAAGACCTTGGCATCAACCTGACTTGAAGGGAGATAGCACCTTGTCTCTACAACCGCCGAAAGGTCCGGGTCTTGTGCGGCTTCTTCTGTATAAAGCCATCGAGCGCTTTTGTGAGGCGTATCCTCAATTTCGTCGCTGCCAAGGGCCTTGCTGCCTGATTTCCACTGCACGACTCGCGCGGGTGATAACGAGCTTGACGAAATGGGGTTGCGCCCGGTTTGGGCCAAGATAAAGTGAGTGTATAGTTTTTTTCCCGAAATCTCGCTTGTCAGACTGTATGGGCTGTAATAGACGAAGTAATTGAGTCGCTGATGCATTTCAGCTATGTCAGTCGAGTGGCGGACAAGGATGCGTGCCAGATGAGGCAAGTCTGGTGAACCAATAAGAGGGTTGCGAAAGTTGCGGTTGGCGAAATCTAAGATGTGCTCTTCAAGGCGCTCGCAAATGTCGTCAACCGTATCAGTCTGCAGAAGTTCTACGTTCTTTTTTCTCCAGCAAAAGTTCATGAGGTGCGCGAGCATCTTCGGCCGCGAGATCGCAAGCTCCTGGTTCTGAGAAATCGCAAATCCCTTTTCAGCAAGAAATCTATCTAGCTCCATCCGCATATCGAAGAGGGCGTCGTACTGAGGTCGATGACGCAACTTGAAGCGCCGCAGTACATGCTGATGAACAAGGATCGCATCAATACGCTTCAGATCCGAAATCTCGCCCAACTTTCGCGTGTGCTTCGCTTGTTGTTTTCCCCGCGAGGTGTCGGTCGAAATCGCGATTTGAATTTTGCCCATGATGAAGTTGACTGAAGGAAACGATAACGCTAGCAGAGTTGTCGAAGACTGAAAAGCTTTGTGAGCAAGCGCAAATGTGTGCTCTTGTCAACCATAGAGATTCACGGCCTTTTGCGATTGGGGTCAACTTGACGCGAATTCCCTAACGTTCGTCTCGCGTCTTTCACTGCGATTGAGCTGCATCTGCGTGAAATACGCCACGAAGACGAGCCGTGCGTGTGCTCGCCACTGTGGAGTTTTGCAATGGCTCTTTCCGCCCCCCTTCAAATCAGGATCCATCGCCCATGCACGACTGACGAGCCTGCCTTTCCGGTCCCGTCGCCTGCATATCTTAATGTGAACGATAGCGCGGCTCACATGCCGCACATTGAGCCTGAAAGGCACCACAACCAGTCACCCGGACTTGTGGCGTTTCTTTCCCTGCCTGTGTGGACGATCGAAGAAACAGCGTACTACCTGCGCATCCAGGCGCAGACGATTCGCAAAGCCATATCCCAAAAAGGCGCATATCACGGGTTGATACCTCGTCGTTTTGGCCGTCGCTGGTACTTCAAGGCCGCCGAGGTTCGCGCGGCAATGGAGATCGCATGATGAGTCCGGCAATCAACAATGCGATGCAGGTGGTTCCTGAGAGCACCATCTGCAACCTGCTGCGCGATACCTTGCTTGGCCGCGTTTCCGACGATCTCCGGCACAACTATCAAACTTCCGAGGACATGACGACGTTCTTGGTGCTCGGCATGGCCACGTTTGCGTGCCAGGACGGTGCATACGTACGTATGAGCGACGGCTCGCTCATACCGCTTACGGGTTACTTCGTTGTCAGTGCCCCTCCTGGCAGTGGCAAGTCGACCCTGATGTCCCGTTTGCTCAAGCCATTTAGGGATGTCGAGGCCGAAGCCGCCGAAGATAGCGCACAGGAATATCGGCGTTACCGGTCGGCGCAGTTTATCTGGAAGGGGCGGATCAGGCAGCTCCGTCGAGAACTCGACGAGGCAATCGCCGCCGGTAAGGACCCTGACACTGTGAGCGTTAAGCTTGACCACGTGCTATCAGAGGAGCCGCGCCTGCTGCTCACCGCCTCGTGGATCGCCGAAGACACGACTATCCAGGCACTGCGTCACCGCCTGCACAAAGTATGGCCGTCGGCTTGTGTCGTGCTTGACGAAGGCATTCGGTTTTTCAACAACCCGTTGTCGCGCGCCTTCGCCGACTTCTGCACGTTATACGACGCACGTCTTGCAAGGAATGAGCGCGTTACCACAGGCGTGGAGTCGGTCGAAAGCGCATTTCTTTCGATGGTGATCGCGACGCAGCCAGGTCCGCTATACGGATATTTGAACGAGCACGGCAAGAAGGCGTTGGGTACCGGGTTCCTTTCGCGTCTCCAGCTGCTCGACGTGCACCAGCTGATGCCGGTGCGCCTTCGGACCGGACGTGCGATGCGACACGAAGCGCTTGGCCAGTACGACGAACGCGTTGTCTTGTTGAAGCGCGACGCGCGCAAGCGCATGCGTAAGAGCGGCGCTTTCGAGCCGGTAATTATTGACATTTCCGAAGAGGCCGGCCACGTTCTGGAGGGAACATCTGAACTGATCCATGCTCGCCTCTCTGGCAATGGGTATTCCGCTGAGATGGAGGCGTACCTGGGGCGTCTGACAGTTCTGATCGCTCGTCTCGCGGGGGTGCTCCATCGATTCGAGGGCTGTGAAGGTCCCGTCGCTGAAAACACGATGCGCATTGCCATGGAAATTGGATTCTGGCTGGCTTTGGGAACAAGCAAGGTTCTCGCTCGCATGCGGGAACCTTCGGATGTGGATAAGGCCGACATTGATGCCCTCGTGCAGATGCTTCGTGGACACGCGTTCCAGCGGCGTCGTCTATTTATCAGAAAGGGTGAGCTATCGGCGATGGCGCCAAGCTTCGGCTTTGATGATGTCCGTTGCAAACGTGCTTTGCAGCGTCTGTTCGCGGCCCGTTGGGCGTGGATGGAAGAAGCCCATGGCAACTCGAAAATCATCCGCCTGTCGCCCCATTTCTTCTCGATCGGTCGCTGATCGCAACACAAGATCACCCGCATTACCCGTACGGCACCGTCTAGTGCCGTACGGGTGGCCTTTGCCTGTGGCCGACCCAACGTTTGGGTGCTACCGCTCTGCCGTATGCGCCGGACGTACGAACAAGGACTTCCAAATGAATGAACATCCGAATTACGAAGTGGCGCGCGACCAAGGCGAGACCGCCAATGCCATCTTCACTCCTGGTACCCGGGGGCGTCATCCTCACATACTCGTCACGCTGATGCTCGCACTACTTACGACAATGACTTCGGTCGATATCGCCATCATGTCCGGTCTGCAACGCGCCGTTGGGCTACCGGAGCAAGTCGCGTGCGTTGCGTTGGCCGTGGCGCCGGTTATCGGCGCGCATCTACTGCCTGCCCTAAGCACAGGGAAATCAATCCCCATCCGTTGCTTTTCGCTGGGACTGTGTGCGGCGAGTCTGTTGGTCACGCTCTACGGCCAGGTGTCCTTTTTCCTCTTGGCGCAACGAAACGCTGGCAATCAACGCGCAGATACTGTCACCGTTCCGCATTCCGGAGGACGGTCAAGTGCTGTGCTAACGCGAGACGTTATGGCAATTGCCTCTGACGAGGAAAACATCCGCAACATGCTCGCGATCAATGACTCGAAATACTGCGGTACCAATTGCCTCGCGCAACGTAGGCGTCACGACTTGCTTGAAGCCAGACTACGGATGATCGAGACGGAGGAGCACGAGGCAAAGCGGCATGAGGTCGCGGCTGACCGTGACGCCGACGTGGATCAGCGTTGGCGCGACTCGATGCGCGACGATCCCGCGACTGCACGACTTGCAAGAGCGACTGGGCGCGATGAGCAGACGCTGAATCTCCTGCTAGCCCTCGTGTGTGCAGCCGTCCTGGATTTCACGGGTAGTTTTTGCTGGTACTTGGTACTTGACCGTCGTCGTAGCACCTTTGTCGTGCACGCAAATCCGGTAGTCGCGCTCAATGACCGGGGTAGTCGCGGGCGGATCGCAGTCGACGAAGGGGCGGTTCCCGACACTACCGCGCCACTCACCGACGAGGGTGACAGTCGATTGATGCAGCTTGTGCATGACGTCGCTGCAGGAGAGGTCCGCCCGACCATCGACGGCATACGGGAGCACTTCAATTGCGCCCAGAAAACGGCCACCCAGCTGCGTCGTAGATATCAGGCGCTTTGCGAGCTGGTTCAATCCAGCGCGTCCCAGAGCTAGCGGGAGACGACCGTGCCTAACATAAAACTAACTCGCTACGAAACACAGTGGATCGCGAAAGATGCCCGTTATGTCTACACCGACGACAACAACAAGGTGCACCAGGCGGCGTTGACATACGGGGTGGTGTATCGCCGTATCCTTGATCGAGTCGAAAGTGACATGATGCATACGCTCGTGGAGCATGAGGGAGTGCGTTACGAGATCCTTTCGAAGGCTTTGGGATGTTTGTCCAGCGTCGTGCACCGAATGGACTGGCTCGCATGGCTCGTCGTTAACAATGATGGCAACGCGTTCGAT
This is a stretch of genomic DNA from Paraburkholderia caribensis. It encodes these proteins:
- a CDS encoding DUF3987 domain-containing protein, which translates into the protein MMSPAINNAMQVVPESTICNLLRDTLLGRVSDDLRHNYQTSEDMTTFLVLGMATFACQDGAYVRMSDGSLIPLTGYFVVSAPPGSGKSTLMSRLLKPFRDVEAEAAEDSAQEYRRYRSAQFIWKGRIRQLRRELDEAIAAGKDPDTVSVKLDHVLSEEPRLLLTASWIAEDTTIQALRHRLHKVWPSACVVLDEGIRFFNNPLSRAFADFCTLYDARLARNERVTTGVESVESAFLSMVIATQPGPLYGYLNEHGKKALGTGFLSRLQLLDVHQLMPVRLRTGRAMRHEALGQYDERVVLLKRDARKRMRKSGAFEPVIIDISEEAGHVLEGTSELIHARLSGNGYSAEMEAYLGRLTVLIARLAGVLHRFEGCEGPVAENTMRIAMEIGFWLALGTSKVLARMREPSDVDKADIDALVQMLRGHAFQRRRLFIRKGELSAMAPSFGFDDVRCKRALQRLFAARWAWMEEAHGNSKIIRLSPHFFSIGR
- a CDS encoding helix-turn-helix domain-containing protein — translated: MALSAPLQIRIHRPCTTDEPAFPVPSPAYLNVNDSAAHMPHIEPERHHNQSPGLVAFLSLPVWTIEETAYYLRIQAQTIRKAISQKGAYHGLIPRRFGRRWYFKAAEVRAAMEIA